CCTCCTCTCACCGCCTACCGCTGGCCTGGCACACGACCACCTAGGGAGAGATGTGACGGGGTACATGCTTCTCATGGAACCAGCGCCGGCTTTTCGTGTGCTTTTTCAGCGCCTTCCGCTCAAACAACCGGTTTGTGTACGCCTACTCTTATTCCTCCGCCACGGCGGGCTGGAGCGCGCCCATGAAGTGTCCAGGCGTCGACCGGCTCACTATAAGTTGTATTGCAATATATACCTCACGTATAGATTTTACCACACCGTCAAAACAAAGTCGACGAGATCACTTACAAAAAAGGTGGATGAGATCACCCGGGGTAATTAAGctcaactaaaattgccaagggAAAAGAAGCTGTGTGCTTTTGCAAAAGATACAAGAGGCACAACAACCATTATGCACTAAGCAAAAAAGGTAAAGGATGATGGGGAGAATCAAGTCACTTGGGTAACAACCGTATCCCAAATTGCGCATCACCTCATTCAAAAGGAAAAGGAGTCGTGAGGCTCTCCTCGAGTAGCCCCAACCTAGGCTCACCGTGGCCATCAAAGCTGCCAGCAATTGCCTCGTCCTCGACCGGGCAGAATAGGATCTCTAGTGCATCACCGTCAGGTACATTTACAGCAAACACCTGGCTAGCACCCGCAGCCAACATGATCCTCGTCTGTCCATTCTCTCCATTGTACATGCCAAGTGGAGCCATCCAGGGGGAGCACAACTGCATCCGGTAAGATTTTGTCCAAGACGTCAGATCGATGCGACAAAGCTGCTCCCACCGCCGATGTGGTTTCGCGTAATCCCTTAGCACCCATATATGGTATAGGCCTTGACGGATATTTACGTAGGAGACGCATAGGCACCCATCTAGTTCGGTCATTCTGGCCGAAGCATGCACATGCACCCACGGATTTGGTGGTGGCTCGAGCGCGCCAAAGGTCTCGCTGCTAACATTGAAAGAGACAATGCGACAACCATGGCAAAGGAAGTGCAGACGCCCGTCAAGGAATACGCCCGGGTTCTTCTCATCCACGGTGCACGTGGGAGGAGAGTGGCCAACAGTCCACCATTCACCAATACTCCTCCAGTACGGCCGACCGCCAAGGACAACGACCTCGCAGCGGGTCGGGGCGCGAGGGCCGCTGAATATGCGTACTACCTTGTACTTGTCGGTCACCGAGCAGTAACCAAGGCCGTATGCGATGTTCTCGACGTAGAATGGTACATATTTAGCCATCTTCAACGGCAGTGCGGTGTCGGGGAGAGCCACGGCTTCCCCCGTAGAAGGGTTGCAGACGTGGTAGCCGGTGATGTCGCAGCGGACAAGGACGAGGCCATGGAGGGGCCTGGTGAGCGGAGCCGGCCAGCG
The sequence above is a segment of the Aegilops tauschii subsp. strangulata cultivar AL8/78 chromosome 6, Aet v6.0, whole genome shotgun sequence genome. Coding sequences within it:
- the LOC109787269 gene encoding F-box only protein 8-like; its protein translation is MAALPDDILTEVFSYLPAKSVRFFRSLSRSWRATLSSASFLHLHRRRANRPGQLKVFFSPSDKMLHEDGPSSYFYASQPGGAPAAKLTPHRFRWPAPLTRPLHGLVLVRCDITGYHVCNPSTGEAVALPDTALPLKMAKYVPFYVENIAYGLGYCSVTDKYKVVRIFSGPRAPTRCEVVVLGGRPYWRSIGEWWTVGHSPPTCTVDEKNPGVFLDGRLHFLCHGCRIVSFNVSSETFGALEPPPNPWVHVHASARMTELDGCLCVSYVNIRQGLYHIWVLRDYAKPHRRWEQLCRIDLTSWTKSYRMQLCSPWMAPLGMYNGENGQTRIMLAAGASQVFAVNVPDGDALEILFCPVEDEAIAGSFDGHGEPRLGLLEESLTTPFPFE